One genomic region from Salipiger sp. CCB-MM3 encodes:
- a CDS encoding bifunctional 5-dehydro-2-deoxygluconokinase/5-dehydro-2-deoxyphosphogluconate aldolase, with protein sequence MTKTLDVITIGRAGVDFYGSQIGGRLEDMGSFDKYIGGSPTNIACGTARLGMKSALISRVGDEHMGRFILEQLAREGVETRGVVTDPERLTALVILGIRDQEQFPLIFYRENCADMGLCEDDIDEAFIASARAVVPTGTHLSHERTRAAVLKALELARKHGAQTALDIDYRPNLWGVLGHGDGESRFAESAEVTAQLQSTLHLFDLIVGTEEEFHIAGGSTDTLEALRNVRKVSDATLVCKRGPMGATAFEGEIPDSLDGGQTGPGFPIEVFNVLGAGDGFMSGLLKGWLDGEDWPTTLKYANACGAFAVSRHGCTPAYPSWEELQYFFERGIKRKDLRNDAALEQVHWATNRKGDWSTMRVFAFDHRSQMEEMAGATPEKIGAFKQLCLRAAHEVAGGQGGYGILCDGRLGRDALYEAEGTGLWIGRPVEWPGSRPLMLEPDLGPDYGGLTEWPRDHVVKCLCFCHPDDDAETWAAQEETVLRLFTAARRNGLEFLLEVIPSKVAPVNDETTAQVIRRFYALGVCPDWWKLEPFKTEAAWAKAVAAIEENDPRTRGIVVLGLDAPEQELAESFALAARQPLVKGFAVGRTIFGDAARAWMGGAVSDGEAVEQMAARYAKLCKVWDAARAGARLNAA encoded by the coding sequence ATGACCAAGACCTTGGATGTGATCACCATCGGCCGGGCCGGTGTGGATTTCTACGGCAGCCAGATCGGTGGCCGTCTGGAAGACATGGGGTCCTTCGACAAATACATCGGCGGCTCGCCCACCAATATCGCCTGCGGCACCGCGCGGCTTGGGATGAAGTCGGCACTGATCAGCCGTGTCGGCGATGAGCATATGGGGCGCTTCATCCTCGAACAGCTGGCGCGCGAGGGCGTGGAAACGAGGGGCGTCGTCACCGACCCCGAGCGGCTCACGGCGCTGGTGATCCTCGGCATCCGCGATCAGGAACAATTCCCGCTGATCTTCTACCGCGAGAATTGCGCCGATATGGGCCTGTGCGAGGACGATATCGACGAGGCGTTCATCGCCTCGGCCCGCGCGGTGGTGCCGACCGGCACGCATCTGAGCCACGAGCGCACCCGCGCTGCCGTGCTCAAGGCGCTGGAGCTGGCGCGGAAACATGGCGCGCAGACCGCGCTCGACATCGACTATCGCCCGAACCTCTGGGGCGTGCTCGGCCATGGCGACGGCGAGAGCCGCTTCGCCGAGAGCGCCGAGGTCACCGCGCAGCTGCAATCCACGCTGCACCTCTTCGACCTGATCGTCGGCACCGAGGAGGAGTTCCACATCGCTGGTGGTTCGACCGACACGCTTGAGGCGCTGCGCAACGTGCGCAAGGTCTCGGACGCGACGCTGGTCTGCAAGCGCGGACCGATGGGGGCGACGGCCTTCGAGGGCGAGATCCCGGACAGCCTCGACGGCGGCCAGACCGGGCCGGGCTTTCCCATCGAGGTGTTCAACGTGCTGGGCGCCGGCGACGGTTTCATGTCGGGTCTTCTGAAGGGCTGGCTCGATGGTGAGGACTGGCCCACCACGCTGAAATACGCCAATGCCTGCGGCGCCTTCGCCGTCTCGCGCCACGGCTGCACCCCGGCCTACCCGAGCTGGGAAGAGCTGCAGTATTTCTTCGAGCGCGGCATCAAGCGAAAGGACCTGCGCAATGACGCGGCGCTCGAGCAGGTGCATTGGGCGACGAACCGCAAGGGCGACTGGTCGACCATGCGCGTCTTCGCCTTCGATCACCGCAGCCAGATGGAAGAGATGGCCGGCGCTACACCCGAGAAGATCGGCGCCTTCAAGCAGCTCTGCCTGCGCGCCGCGCATGAGGTGGCGGGCGGGCAGGGCGGCTACGGCATCCTCTGCGACGGGCGTCTCGGGCGCGACGCGCTCTACGAGGCCGAGGGCACTGGGCTGTGGATCGGACGCCCGGTGGAATGGCCGGGCTCGCGGCCGCTGATGCTCGAGCCCGATCTCGGGCCGGACTACGGCGGGCTGACCGAATGGCCGCGCGACCACGTGGTGAAATGCCTGTGCTTCTGCCACCCCGACGACGACGCCGAGACCTGGGCGGCGCAGGAGGAGACCGTGCTGCGGCTCTTCACCGCCGCGCGGCGCAACGGGCTGGAGTTCCTGCTGGAGGTGATCCCCTCGAAGGTCGCGCCGGTGAACGACGAGACCACGGCGCAGGTGATCCGCCGCTTCTACGCGCTCGGCGTCTGCCCCGACTGGTGGAAGCTCGAGCCGTTCAAGACCGAGGCGGCCTGGGCCAAGGCGGTGGCGGCGATCGAGGAGAACGACCCGCGCACCCGCGGCATCGTGGTGCTGGGTCTCGACGCGCCGGAGCAAGAGTTGGCCGAGAGCTTTGCGCTCGCCGCGCGCCAGCCGCTGGTGAAGGGCTTTGCCGTGGGCCGGACGATCTTCGGCGACGCGGCGCGGGCCTGGATGGGCGGCGCGGTCAGCGACGGCGAGGCAGTCGAGCAGATGGCGGCGCGCTACGCCAAGCTCTGCAAAGTCTGGGACGCGGCGCGCGCCGGTGCCCGGCTGAACGCAGCATGA
- a CDS encoding TIM barrel protein, producing MDEAAAAGFGGLELGPYGYMPLDAGRVGGALEERGLSIVAGTIFDDLVSTSNREELLRQTAEICALITALPKPQVHAGQRFEAPYLTVMDWGHDVRDYAAGHSDRAPRLSPDYWRGMMDNIRAIAELARDRYGVRAVIHPHAGGYIEFADELDQLAQDIPAETAGLCLDTGHMDYSGMDPVATLRAYAGRVDYIHFKDIDAEVYADIMSREIRFFDACAEGVMCPIGKGRIDYSAIRSLLTELGYGGFITIEQERDPRNSGSILQDLAASRDFLRRAGF from the coding sequence TTGGACGAAGCCGCCGCAGCGGGCTTCGGCGGGCTCGAGTTGGGGCCGTACGGGTATATGCCGCTGGATGCGGGTCGGGTCGGAGGCGCACTTGAAGAACGCGGCCTATCCATCGTTGCAGGAACGATTTTCGACGATCTCGTCTCAACGTCCAATCGCGAGGAACTGCTGCGGCAGACCGCCGAGATCTGTGCCCTGATCACCGCACTGCCGAAGCCGCAAGTCCATGCGGGCCAGCGCTTCGAGGCGCCGTATCTGACGGTGATGGACTGGGGTCACGACGTGCGCGATTACGCCGCCGGTCATTCGGACCGCGCGCCGCGCCTGTCGCCGGACTACTGGCGCGGCATGATGGACAACATCCGGGCCATCGCAGAGCTGGCTCGGGACCGCTACGGCGTGCGCGCGGTGATCCACCCTCATGCGGGCGGCTATATCGAGTTCGCCGACGAGTTGGATCAACTGGCACAGGACATTCCCGCGGAAACCGCGGGCCTCTGCCTCGATACCGGCCATATGGACTATTCCGGCATGGACCCCGTGGCCACGCTGCGCGCCTATGCAGGTCGCGTGGATTACATTCACTTCAAAGACATAGATGCCGAAGTTTATGCGGATATCATGTCGCGCGAAATCCGCTTCTTCGACGCCTGCGCCGAAGGGGTCATGTGCCCGATCGGCAAAGGCCGCATCGACTATTCCGCCATCCGGTCACTGCTCACGGAACTCGGCTATGGCGGCTTTATCACCATCGAACAGGAACGCGACCCACGGAACAGCGGCAGCATCCTGCAGGACCTGGCGGCCAGCCGGGACTTTCTGCGGCGCGCCGGGTTCTGA
- a CDS encoding putative quinol monooxygenase, which produces MYKFIITIELKPGTRDEILARAPIAQAATRAEPGCLAYDFFTCTDDPDKLVFVESWVDEAAHGFHMEQQHTKDFIAFHEQFHKRLTFETINVAG; this is translated from the coding sequence ATGTATAAATTCATCATCACCATCGAGCTGAAGCCCGGCACCCGCGACGAGATCCTCGCCCGCGCGCCCATCGCGCAGGCCGCCACCCGCGCCGAGCCGGGCTGCCTTGCCTATGATTTCTTCACCTGCACCGACGATCCCGACAAGCTGGTCTTCGTCGAAAGCTGGGTGGATGAGGCCGCGCATGGCTTTCACATGGAGCAGCAGCACACCAAGGATTTCATCGCCTTCCACGAGCAGTTCCACAAGCGGCTCACCTTCGAAACCATTAATGTGGCGGGCTGA
- a CDS encoding Gfo/Idh/MocA family protein codes for MKIGVVGYGTGGRHFHAPFIAAARGVSLAGVVARAPATVAAVQAELPGTPIFSSLAAMLEAGVDAVTITTPPQTRRALVIEAIAAGVHVIADKPFAPSATAARELAEAARVKGVTLGVYHNRRWDADIRTLRKLIDDGRLGAVWRLHSRMDFDDPATLEAGPTGGLLRDLGSHVVDQALWLLGPVVSVDAQLDMVDLPEGPTDAGFVLTLRHENGAHSHISASKLNHLSCRELRAYGSAGSYVAAGTDVQAQAIFAGQRPVDDPEGWGYDAEPHWGTLRTAAGAVKIPSEQGRYHAYYEGFAEAVRDGTPPPVTAEAAIATLAVLDAARRSATEGRSIALSEIEGA; via the coding sequence ATGAAGATCGGCGTTGTCGGATACGGAACGGGCGGGCGGCACTTTCATGCGCCGTTCATCGCGGCGGCGCGGGGCGTCAGCCTCGCGGGTGTCGTCGCGCGAGCGCCCGCCACCGTGGCCGCCGTGCAGGCGGAGCTGCCCGGCACGCCGATCTTCTCCAGTCTTGCGGCCATGCTCGAGGCGGGCGTCGATGCGGTGACCATCACCACGCCGCCGCAAACCCGCCGCGCGCTGGTGATCGAGGCTATCGCGGCGGGCGTCCATGTGATCGCCGACAAGCCTTTCGCCCCCTCAGCCACCGCCGCGCGCGAACTGGCCGAGGCGGCGCGGGTCAAGGGTGTCACGCTCGGCGTCTACCACAATCGCCGCTGGGACGCGGATATCCGGACCCTGCGCAAGCTGATCGACGATGGTCGGCTCGGCGCGGTCTGGCGGCTGCACTCGCGCATGGATTTCGACGATCCCGCCACGCTCGAAGCGGGCCCCACGGGCGGGCTGCTGCGCGATCTCGGCAGCCATGTGGTGGATCAGGCGCTCTGGCTGCTGGGGCCGGTGGTCTCGGTCGATGCCCAGCTTGATATGGTAGACCTGCCCGAGGGGCCGACCGACGCTGGCTTCGTGCTGACCCTGCGCCATGAAAATGGTGCGCATTCACATATTTCCGCCAGCAAGCTCAACCACCTCAGCTGCCGCGAACTGCGCGCCTATGGCAGCGCGGGCAGCTATGTGGCCGCTGGCACCGACGTGCAGGCGCAGGCGATCTTTGCCGGGCAGCGCCCAGTGGATGATCCTGAGGGCTGGGGCTACGACGCCGAGCCGCATTGGGGCACGCTGCGCACCGCCGCGGGGGCGGTGAAAATCCCCTCCGAGCAGGGGCGCTACCACGCCTATTACGAAGGCTTCGCCGAGGCCGTGCGCGACGGCACGCCGCCCCCGGTCACTGCCGAAGCGGCCATCGCCACGCTGGCCGTGCTCGACGCCGCCCGGCGCAGCGCCACCGAGGGGCGCAGCATCGCCCTTTCTGAGATCGAAGGGGCCTGA
- a CDS encoding sugar phosphate isomerase/epimerase family protein, whose product MKLSICTDVMGDLSFTDMLDKCVALGVEGIEMTGGGWSPAPHFRAETLLADRAELKRRLKEIEARGLEIAALNCSANPLDPGEMGKRHRKEMEDTIRLAGEIGVKKIVTMSGLPEAAPGDMVPNWLVYTKSWPDEMPERDRYQWEDRAFPLWHDLVKHAKACGVEKYALENFSAMLVWNPETLFRLRDGVGDMVGMNLDPSHLFWKGACPIAVARALGPAIHHVHGKDTRIERGLCDVNGLLELKEVTDVANRAWNYVAVGAGHDLQWWKEFFSVVGMMGYDGWVSLEMEDFTMSTNAGIQSSIDALQATIIR is encoded by the coding sequence ATGAAACTTTCCATCTGCACCGACGTGATGGGTGATCTGTCCTTCACCGACATGCTCGACAAATGTGTCGCCCTCGGCGTCGAGGGGATCGAGATGACCGGCGGCGGCTGGTCGCCCGCACCGCATTTCCGCGCCGAGACGCTGCTGGCCGACCGCGCCGAGCTGAAGCGCCGTCTCAAGGAGATTGAGGCGCGTGGCCTCGAGATCGCCGCGCTCAACTGCTCGGCCAACCCGCTCGATCCGGGCGAGATGGGCAAGCGTCACCGTAAGGAGATGGAGGACACCATCCGTCTCGCGGGCGAGATCGGCGTGAAGAAGATCGTCACCATGTCGGGCCTGCCCGAAGCGGCACCCGGCGATATGGTGCCGAACTGGCTGGTCTATACCAAGTCGTGGCCCGACGAGATGCCCGAGCGCGACCGCTACCAATGGGAAGACCGGGCCTTCCCGCTCTGGCACGACCTCGTGAAGCACGCCAAGGCCTGCGGCGTCGAGAAATACGCGCTGGAGAACTTCTCGGCCATGCTGGTATGGAACCCCGAGACGCTGTTCCGTCTGCGCGATGGAGTGGGCGACATGGTCGGCATGAACCTCGACCCCAGCCACCTCTTCTGGAAAGGGGCCTGCCCGATTGCCGTGGCGCGCGCGCTTGGCCCGGCGATCCACCACGTACACGGCAAGGACACCCGGATCGAGCGTGGCCTCTGCGACGTCAACGGCCTGCTGGAACTCAAGGAGGTGACCGATGTGGCCAACCGCGCATGGAACTATGTGGCGGTCGGCGCGGGCCATGATCTGCAATGGTGGAAGGAGTTCTTCTCGGTGGTCGGCATGATGGGCTACGACGGCTGGGTCTCGCTGGAGATGGAGGACTTCACCATGTCCACCAACGCCGGGATCCAGTCCTCGATCGACGCCCTTCAGGCCACGATCATTCGCTGA
- a CDS encoding Gfo/Idh/MocA family protein, giving the protein MINGERTLSRPLRWGMVGGGRTGQVGYKHRTGALRDGTYQLLAGAFDLDAERGRDFGTNLGVAADRCYATYQDLIAGEAGREDGVEVVSVATPNFTHYEITKALLQAGIHVICEKPLFFTVAECDEIAALAEEKGLIVGVTYGFTGHPLVHQMAAMVAKGMLGEIRIVDMQYTHGFNAGDDTDAGEAVKWRTNPATAGSTFVLGDIGTHLYYLSEVVLPELRIEKLLCDRKAFIPSRAPLEDHATVLMHYDNGARGRLWVSSVNAGNMGSQHYRFVGSKASVQWSDSHPDQLIYEVQGEPNRILHHGMPYLEDESLAVDRMGALHTEGLGDSWANIYLWIAEAIDAKARGDEAFLDTHHYPGITAGTEGVRWLENCVRSADGGSEWVTYQ; this is encoded by the coding sequence ATGATCAACGGCGAACGCACACTCTCGCGCCCCCTGCGTTGGGGCATGGTCGGCGGCGGGCGCACCGGGCAGGTGGGCTACAAGCACCGCACCGGTGCGCTGCGCGACGGCACCTACCAGCTGCTGGCCGGGGCCTTCGATCTCGACGCCGAGCGCGGTCGCGACTTCGGCACCAACCTCGGCGTGGCGGCGGACCGCTGCTACGCCACCTATCAGGATCTGATCGCCGGTGAAGCCGGGCGCGAGGATGGCGTCGAGGTGGTCTCGGTCGCCACGCCCAACTTCACCCACTACGAGATCACCAAGGCGCTGCTGCAGGCAGGCATCCATGTGATCTGCGAAAAGCCGCTCTTCTTCACCGTGGCCGAATGCGACGAGATCGCCGCGCTGGCCGAGGAAAAGGGGCTGATCGTCGGCGTCACCTACGGGTTCACCGGCCATCCGCTGGTGCATCAGATGGCGGCGATGGTGGCCAAGGGAATGCTGGGCGAGATCCGTATCGTCGACATGCAGTACACCCACGGCTTCAACGCCGGGGACGATACCGATGCGGGCGAAGCGGTGAAATGGCGCACCAACCCGGCAACCGCGGGTTCGACCTTCGTGCTCGGGGATATCGGCACGCATCTCTACTATCTGTCGGAAGTGGTGCTGCCCGAGCTCCGGATCGAAAAACTGCTCTGCGACCGCAAGGCCTTCATCCCCAGCCGCGCTCCGCTCGAGGACCATGCCACGGTGCTCATGCATTACGACAATGGCGCGCGCGGGCGGCTCTGGGTCAGCTCGGTCAACGCCGGGAACATGGGCTCGCAGCACTACCGCTTCGTTGGCTCCAAGGCCTCGGTGCAATGGTCCGACAGCCATCCCGATCAACTGATCTATGAGGTGCAGGGCGAGCCGAACCGCATTCTGCACCACGGCATGCCCTATCTCGAGGACGAAAGCCTCGCGGTGGACCGTATGGGCGCGCTGCACACCGAAGGGCTGGGGGACAGCTGGGCCAATATCTACCTGTGGATCGCCGAGGCCATCGACGCCAAGGCGCGCGGGGATGAGGCCTTCCTCGACACCCACCACTACCCGGGCATCACCGCCGGCACCGAAGGTGTGCGCTGGCTGGAAAATTGCGTCCGCTCCGCCGATGGCGGCTCGGAATGGGTCACCTACCAGTGA
- a CDS encoding Gfo/Idh/MocA family oxidoreductase: MSLRVGVIGTGMIGQDHIRRLTQVLSGVEVVAVSDIDRDRATSAAPQGAEVYDTPQALIRAENVDAVVICSWGPAHEEQLLDCIAAGKPVFCEKPLVTSEEAALRVMEAEVAFGRRLVQVGFMRRFDADYRRLKAVLDGGTLGLPLMYHSVHRNASVPPGLYTSEMPLNDTLVHDADISRWLLSDEIASVEVRLPRKSRQGGELRDPHFVLLHMAGGAIVDVEISVNIAYGYDIRGEASCERGVAALPNRPATVVSDASGIRQTIPEDWRERFIEAYDQEFREWIAAAREGTATGPSTWDGYASTLVADAALRAVASGGREMIRMRDKPALYEAPISRAA, from the coding sequence ATGAGCCTTCGTGTTGGCGTGATCGGGACGGGGATGATCGGGCAGGATCACATCCGCCGTCTGACCCAAGTCCTCTCTGGGGTCGAGGTGGTCGCAGTGAGCGACATCGACCGCGACCGTGCAACCTCTGCCGCGCCGCAGGGCGCCGAGGTCTATGACACCCCTCAGGCGCTGATCCGCGCCGAGAATGTCGACGCCGTGGTGATCTGCTCGTGGGGACCGGCGCACGAAGAGCAGCTGCTCGACTGCATCGCCGCGGGCAAGCCGGTGTTCTGCGAAAAGCCGCTCGTCACCTCGGAAGAGGCGGCGCTGCGGGTGATGGAGGCCGAGGTCGCCTTTGGGCGCCGGCTTGTGCAGGTGGGCTTCATGCGCCGGTTCGACGCCGATTATCGGCGGCTGAAGGCGGTGCTCGACGGCGGCACGCTGGGCCTTCCGCTGATGTATCATTCGGTGCACCGCAACGCATCGGTTCCGCCGGGGCTCTATACCTCGGAGATGCCGCTCAACGACACGCTGGTGCATGACGCGGATATCTCGCGCTGGCTGCTGTCGGACGAGATTGCCTCGGTCGAGGTGCGCCTGCCGCGTAAGTCGCGTCAGGGCGGCGAGCTGCGCGATCCGCATTTCGTGCTGCTGCATATGGCGGGCGGGGCGATCGTGGATGTCGAGATCTCGGTGAACATCGCCTACGGCTATGACATCCGCGGCGAGGCCTCCTGCGAGCGCGGTGTCGCGGCGCTGCCCAACCGTCCGGCCACGGTGGTCTCGGACGCCAGCGGTATCCGCCAGACCATCCCCGAGGATTGGCGGGAGCGTTTCATCGAAGCCTACGATCAGGAGTTCCGCGAATGGATCGCCGCCGCCCGCGAGGGCACGGCGACCGGGCCGAGCACCTGGGACGGCTATGCCTCGACGCTGGTGGCCGATGCCGCGCTGCGCGCGGTCGCCAGCGGCGGCCGCGAGATGATCCGCATGCGCGACAAACCGGCGCTTTACGAAGCGCCGATCTCGCGGGCGGCCTGA
- a CDS encoding sugar phosphate isomerase/epimerase family protein encodes MKIALDPFMHRHLSLEELPSKVAELGYEWIELSPRADFLEWFKAPRVFPDRVKSFKKALSDSGVGIASLLPMYRWASPDEAERQAAVRHWKRAIEICIELGVDTMNSEFGRGPHPDKGGCYCCHTGSMIESCEDAWWRSMEELVPIFEREGIMLHIEPHPEDWVEELQPAVDIIRTVNSKQVKFLYCAPHTYYFGDDTKAMLRECADVLAHVHVADTFNHKASSGLRYILNPPGTNARIHQHLDIGQGEVPWDDFFGTLAEIGFDGIMTACVFAWEDRMDASGTFMRSEMQRYIDKHFGGAK; translated from the coding sequence ATGAAGATTGCGCTCGACCCGTTCATGCACCGCCACCTGAGCCTTGAAGAGCTGCCCTCGAAGGTCGCCGAGCTTGGCTACGAGTGGATCGAACTCAGCCCCCGCGCGGATTTTCTGGAGTGGTTCAAGGCACCCCGCGTCTTCCCGGATCGCGTGAAGAGCTTCAAGAAGGCGCTCTCGGACTCCGGCGTCGGCATCGCGTCGCTGCTGCCGATGTACCGCTGGGCCAGCCCCGACGAGGCCGAGCGGCAGGCCGCGGTGCGCCACTGGAAACGTGCCATCGAGATCTGCATCGAACTGGGCGTCGACACGATGAACAGCGAATTCGGTCGCGGCCCGCACCCCGACAAGGGCGGCTGCTACTGCTGCCACACCGGCTCGATGATCGAGAGCTGCGAGGATGCGTGGTGGCGCTCCATGGAAGAGCTCGTGCCGATTTTCGAGCGCGAGGGGATCATGCTGCACATCGAGCCGCACCCCGAGGATTGGGTCGAGGAACTGCAGCCTGCGGTCGACATCATCCGCACGGTGAACTCCAAGCAGGTGAAGTTCCTCTATTGCGCGCCGCACACCTATTACTTCGGTGACGACACCAAGGCTATGCTGCGCGAATGCGCCGACGTGCTGGCGCATGTGCATGTGGCCGACACGTTCAACCACAAGGCCAGCTCGGGCCTGCGCTACATCCTCAACCCGCCAGGCACCAACGCCCGCATCCACCAGCATCTCGACATCGGTCAGGGCGAAGTGCCTTGGGACGACTTCTTCGGCACGCTCGCCGAAATCGGCTTCGACGGCATCATGACCGCCTGCGTCTTTGCGTGGGAGGACCGCATGGACGCCTCGGGCACCTTCATGCGCTCCGAGATGCAGCGCTACATCGACAAGCATTTCGGGGGTGCAAAATGA
- a CDS encoding ATP-binding cassette domain-containing protein: MTHPVLELRNVNKSFGPIDVLHDITLQVNAGEVLCLLGDNGAGKSTLIKTLAGVHKPTSGEMFMDGEKVSFDKPKDAADRGIATVHQFGGTFPLMSIGRSFFVGVEPTKKFGPFRIFDKKTANETAVKAVQEFGITRIDDGDRLIGGLSGGERQSLAIARAVHFGARVLILDEPTAALGVKQASHVLRIVLEARKRGLAVIFITHQVTHAMAVGDHFAVLIRGALAANFMRGEKTREEITDLMAGGEALASLDADIEGYMETHEGHPPQPVA; this comes from the coding sequence ATGACCCATCCGGTTCTGGAACTTCGCAACGTCAACAAGAGCTTTGGCCCGATCGACGTTCTGCACGACATCACTCTGCAAGTGAACGCGGGCGAAGTGCTCTGCCTGCTCGGAGACAATGGCGCAGGCAAGTCCACCCTCATCAAGACCCTCGCCGGCGTGCACAAGCCGACCTCGGGCGAGATGTTCATGGACGGCGAGAAGGTGAGCTTCGACAAACCCAAGGACGCCGCCGACCGCGGCATCGCCACGGTGCACCAGTTTGGCGGGACCTTTCCGCTGATGTCCATCGGGCGCAGCTTCTTCGTGGGGGTCGAGCCGACCAAGAAATTCGGCCCGTTCCGCATCTTCGACAAGAAGACCGCAAATGAGACCGCGGTGAAGGCGGTGCAGGAATTCGGCATCACCCGCATCGACGACGGCGACCGGCTGATCGGCGGTCTCTCGGGCGGCGAGCGCCAGTCGCTGGCCATCGCCCGTGCGGTCCACTTCGGTGCGCGCGTGCTGATCCTCGACGAGCCCACGGCGGCGCTCGGGGTGAAGCAGGCCAGCCACGTGCTGCGCATCGTGCTCGAGGCGCGCAAGCGCGGTCTGGCGGTGATCTTCATCACCCACCAGGTGACCCACGCCATGGCGGTCGGCGACCATTTCGCGGTGCTGATCCGCGGCGCGCTCGCGGCCAACTTCATGCGCGGCGAGAAGACCCGGGAAGAGATCACCGATCTCATGGCAGGGGGGGAGGCCCTCGCCAGTCTGGACGCCGACATCGAAGGGTACATGGAGACCCACGAAGGTCATCCGCCCCAGCCGGTGGCCTGA
- a CDS encoding ABC transporter permease has translation MYDLIVGKLLKRPEAGSILSLIAVILFFVLFGGVDLTSLFGAASWVNFAANLGIVAIPMGMLMIAGELDISIGAMIPAGSMSIAIISGYYEMPIVIGILGALGIGVIVGLINGILTVRTSVPSLIITLGTLVAMQGIVLSASVLLTGNASVPLQAPGWAKAIFGTLLGGSFQIIILWWLAFTVVMVLVVHHTRYGNWIFAMGGDKISARNAGIPTDRMTIALFVLSATSASFVGMCGAILFNSAQVSGGMNYIFNAVVAVVVGGVLLTGGFGSILGIFFGTLTFAVVSQGIYFTDIDRNWSSLIIGVMLLVAVLMNNSFRSAALNFSPMKKKAGTKA, from the coding sequence ATGTATGACCTCATCGTCGGAAAACTCCTGAAGCGGCCCGAGGCCGGATCCATCCTCAGCCTCATCGCCGTCATCCTGTTCTTCGTGCTCTTTGGCGGCGTCGATCTGACAAGCCTCTTCGGGGCCGCCAGCTGGGTGAACTTCGCCGCCAACCTCGGCATCGTCGCCATCCCGATGGGGATGCTGATGATCGCCGGAGAGCTCGACATCTCGATCGGCGCGATGATCCCGGCAGGCTCCATGAGCATCGCGATCATCTCGGGCTATTACGAGATGCCCATCGTGATCGGCATCCTCGGCGCGCTCGGCATCGGCGTCATCGTCGGACTGATCAACGGGATCCTGACCGTGCGCACCTCGGTGCCCTCGCTGATCATCACCCTCGGCACGCTGGTCGCCATGCAGGGCATCGTGCTCTCGGCCTCGGTGCTGCTGACCGGCAATGCCTCGGTGCCGCTGCAGGCGCCCGGCTGGGCCAAGGCGATCTTTGGCACGCTGCTTGGCGGATCGTTCCAGATCATCATCCTGTGGTGGCTCGCCTTCACCGTCGTGATGGTCCTCGTGGTTCACCACACCCGCTACGGCAACTGGATCTTCGCCATGGGCGGCGACAAGATCAGCGCCCGCAACGCCGGTATCCCGACCGACCGGATGACCATCGCGCTCTTTGTTCTCTCAGCCACCAGCGCCTCCTTCGTGGGCATGTGCGGCGCCATCCTGTTCAACTCGGCGCAGGTCTCGGGCGGCATGAACTACATCTTCAACGCCGTCGTCGCGGTGGTCGTCGGAGGGGTGCTGCTGACCGGAGGCTTCGGCTCGATCCTCGGCATCTTCTTCGGAACGCTGACCTTCGCGGTGGTCAGCCAAGGCATCTATTTCACCGACATCGACCGCAACTGGTCGAGCCTGATCATCGGCGTGATGCTTCTCGTGGCCGTGCTCATGAACAACAGCTTCCGCAGCGCAGCCCTCAACTTCTCACCCATGAAAAAGAAAGCGGGGACCAAGGCATGA